One Lepus europaeus isolate LE1 chromosome 7, mLepTim1.pri, whole genome shotgun sequence DNA segment encodes these proteins:
- the CAPN5 gene encoding calpain-5 encodes MFSCVKAYEEQNYATLKRGCLRRRVLFEDPHFPATDDSLYYKATPGPAVRWKRPKDICEDPRLFVDGISSHDLHQGQVGNCWFVAACSSLASRESLWQKVIPDWKEQEWDPEKPDAYAGIFHFHFWRFGEWVDVVIDDRLPTVNNQLIYCHSNSRREFWCALVEKAYAKLAGCYQALDGGNTADALVDFTGGVSEPIDLMEGDFANDEAKRNQLFERMLKVHTRGGLISASIKAVTAADMEARLACGLVKGHAYAVTDVRKVRLGHGLLAFFKSEKLDMIRLRNPWGEREWNGPWSDTSEEWQKVSKSEREKMGVTVQDDGEFWMTFEDVCRYFTDIIKCRVLNTSYLSIHKTWEEARLRGAWTRHEDPRQNRSGGCINHKDTFFQNPQYLFDVKKPEDEVLICIQQRPKRSTRREGKGENLAIGFDIYKVEENRQYRMHSLQHKAASSIYINSRSVFLRTEQPEGRYVIIPTTFEPGHTGEFLLRVFTDVPANCRELRLDEPPHTCWSSLCGYPQQVTQVHVLGAAGLKDSPTGANSYVIIKCEGEAVRSAVQRGTSAPEYNVKGVFYRKKPGQPVTVQIWNHRVLKDEFLGQVQLKADPNDLQALHTLHLRDRSSRQPSDLPGTVAVRVLSSASLTAV; translated from the exons GACATCTGCGAGGACCCGCGCCTCTTCGTGGACGGCATCAGCTCCCACGACCTGCACCAGGGCCAGGTGGGCAACTGCTGGTTTGTGGCGGCCTGCTCGTCCCTCGCCTCCCGTGAGTCCCTGTGGCAGAAG GTCATCCCGGACTGGAAGGAGCAGGAATGGGACCCTGAGAAGCCAGACGCCTACGCGGGCATCTTCCACTTCCACTTCTGGCGCTTTGGCGAGTGGGTGGACGTGGTCATCGATGACCGGCTGCCCACTGTCAACAACCAACTCATCTACTGCCACTCCAACTCCCGCCGCGAGTTCTGGTGCGCGCTGGTGGAGAAGGCCTATGCCAA GCTGGCGGGCTGCTACCAGGCGCTGGATGGGGGCAACACGGCGGACGCACTGGTGGACTTCACGGGTGGCGTTTCGGAGCCCATTGACCTGATGGAGGGGGACTTCGCCAACGACGAGGCCAAGAGGAACCAACTCTTCGAGCGCATGTTAAAGGTGCACACCCGGGGAGGCCTCATCAGCGCCTCCATCAAG GCGGTGACAGCTGCAGACATGGAGGCCCGCCTGGCGTGCGGCCTGGTGAAGGGCCACGCATACGCTGTCACCGATGTGCGCAAGGTGCGCCTGGGCCACGGCCTGCTGGCCTTCTTCAAGTCAGAGAAGCTGGACATGATCCGCCTGCGCAACCCCTGGGGCGAGCGGGAGTGGAACGGGCCCTGGAGCGACAC CTCCGAGGAGTGGCAGAAAGTGAGCAAGAGTGAGCGGGAGAAGATGGGTGTGACCGTGCAGGATGACGGCGAGTTCTG GATGACCTTCGAGGACGTGTGCCGGTACTTCACCGACATCATCAAGTGCCGCGTGCTCAACACCTCCTATCTGAGCATCCACAAGACGTGGGAGGAGGCCCGGCTGCGGGGCGCCTGGACCCGGCACGAGGACCCGAGGCAGAACCGCAGCGGCGGCTGCATCAACCACAAGGACACCTTCTTCCAGAACCCGCAG TACCTCTTTGATGTCAAGAAGCCGGAAGACGAAGTGCTGATCTGCATCCAGCAGCGGCCCAAGCGGTCCACCCGCCGGGAGGGCAAGGGCGAGAACCTGGCCATCGGCTTCGACATCTACAAG GTGGAGGAGAACCGCCAGTACCGCATGCACAGCCTGCAGCACAAGGCGGCCAGCTCCATCTACATCAACTCGCGCAGCGTCTTCCTGCGCACCGAGCAGCCCGAAGGCCGCTACGTCATCATCCCCACCACCTTCGAGCCAGGCCACACTGGCGAGTTCCTGCTCCGAGTCTTCACCGATGTACCTGCCAACTGCAG GGAGCTGCGCCTGGACGAGCCCCCCCACACCTGCTGGAGCTCCCTTTGTGGCTACCCTCAGCAGGTGACCCAGGTACATgtcctgggggctgcaggcctcAAGGACTCCCCGACAG GGGCCAACTCCTACGTGATCATCAAGTGCGAGGGGGAAGCAGTGCGCTCGGCCGTGCAGAGGGGCACCTCAGCTCCCGAGTACAACGTCAAGGGCGTCTTCTACCGCAAGAAGCCAGGCCAGCCTGTCACTGTCCAG ATCTGGAACCACCGAGTGCTGAAGGATGAGTTCCTGGGCCAAGTGCAGCTGAAGGCCGACCCCAACGACCTGCAGGCCCTGCACACACTCCACCTGCGGGACCGCAGCAGCCGGCAGCCCAGCGACCTGCCGGGCACTGTGGCCGTGCGCGTCCTCAGCAGTGCCTCCCTCACGGCTGTCTGa
- the OMP gene encoding olfactory marker protein: MAEEAPQRPQLDMPLVLDKDLTRQMRLRVESLKQRGEKRQDGEKLLRPAESVYRLDFVQQQKLQFERWNVELDKPGKVTITGTSQNWTPDLTNLMTRQLLDPAAIFWRKEDSDAMDWNEADALEFGERLSDLARIRKVMYFLITFGEGLEPANLKASVVFNQL; encoded by the coding sequence ATGGCGGAGGAGGCGCCGCAGCGGCCGCAGCTGGACATGCCGCTGGTCCTGGACAAGGACCTGACCAGGCAGATGCGGCTGCGCGTGGAGAGCCTGAAGCAGCGCGGGGAGAAGCGGCAGGACGGCGAGAAGCTGCTGCGGCCGGCCGAGTCCGTGTACCGCCTGGACTTCGTGCAGCAGCAGAAGCTGCAGTTCGAGCGCTGGAACGTGGAGCTGGACAAGCCGGGCAAGGTCACCATCACGGGCACCTCGCAGAACTGGACGCCCGACCTCACCAACCTCATGACGCGCCAGCTGCTGGACCCCGCCGCCATCTTCTGGCGCAAGGAGGACTCGGACGCCATGGACTGGAATGAGGCGGACGCCCTGGAGTTCGGGGAGCGCCTGTCGGACCTGGCCAGGATCCGCAAGGTCATGTACTTCCTCATCACCTTCGGCGAGGGCCTGGAGCCCGCCAACCTCAAGGCCTCGGTGGTCTTTAACCAGCTCTGA